Genomic DNA from Thermobifida alba:
GCGCCCGCCTTGATCAGCGACTCGATGACGCGCTTGTTGCAGACGGCCAGTTCGATCTTGGACAGGAAGTCCACGAAGGAGGTGAACTTCCCCTTCTCCTCGCGGGTCTTGATGATGGACTCCACGACGTTGGCGCCCACGTTGCGGACCGCGCCCATGCCGAAGCGGACGTCGCTGCCGACCGGGGTGAACCGCAGGCCCGACTCGTTGACGTCGGGCGGCAGCACCCGGATGCCCATCTTGCGGCACTCGGCCAGGTAGACGGCCATCTTGTCCTTGTCGTCGCCCACCGAGGTGAGCAGCGCCGCCATGTAGGACGCGGGATGGTTGGCCTTGAGGTAGGCGGTCCAGTAGGAGACCACGCCGTAGGCGGCGGAGTGCGACTTGTTGAAGGCGTAGCCGGAGAACGGGAGCATGACGTCCCACAGCGTCTGGATGGCCTCCGCGGAGAAGCCGCGCTCCAGCATGCCCGAACGGAACGTCTCGTACTCCTTCTCCAGGACCTCCTTCTTCTTCTTGCCCATCGCGCGGCGCATCAGGTCCGCGCCGCCCAGCGTGTACCCGGCGAGCTGCTGGGCGATCGCCATGATCTGCTCCTGGTAGACGAGCAGGTGGTAGGTCTCGGAGAGGATCGGGTCCAGAGCCTCCTTCAGCTCCGGGTGGATCGGGGTGACCTCCTGGCGTCCGTTGGAGCGGTCGGCGTAGTCGTTGTGCGCGTTGGCGGCCATCGGACCGGGCCGGTACAGCGCGCTGACCGCGGAGATGTCGCTGAAGTACTTGGGCTGCATGCGCTTGAGCAGCGCGCGCATGGGACCGCCGTCGAACTGGAAGACGCCGAGGGTGTCGCCGCGGGACAGCAGTTCGTAGGTCTTCTTGTCGTCCAGCGGCAGGTTCGCCAGGTCGAGTTCCTTGCCCTCGTTGGCCTTCACGCTCTGCACCGCGTCGTCGATGATCGTCAGGTTGCGCAGGCCCAGGAAGTCCATCTTCAGCAGGCCCATCTCCTCGCACTGGGGGTACGGGAAGCCCGTGATGATGGCGCCGTCGGTGTCGCGCTTGTGCAGCGGGATGACGTCGAGCAGCGGCTCGGAGGAGAGGATGACGCCCGCGGCGTGCACACCGGTGCCCCGGGTCAGGCCCTCCAGACCGCTGGCGGTCTCGTAGACCTTGCGGACGTCCGGGTCGGACTCGATGAGCTGGCGCAGCTCGACCGCCTCGTGGTAGCGGGGGTGCGACTCGTCGAAGACCGCGGAGAGCGGGATCTCCTTGCCCATGACGGCGGGCGGGAACGCCTTGGTGATCTTGTCGCCGAGCGCGTAGGGGTAGCCGAGGATGCGGGTGGCGTCCTTGATGGCCGCCTTGGCCTTGATGGTGCCGAAGGTGAGGATCTGCGCGACCCGCTCCTCGCCGTAGCGTTCGGTGACGTAGCGGATCATGTCGCCGCGCTTACGCTCGTCGAAGTCCAGGTCGATGTCGGGCATCGACACGCGTTCGGGGTTGAGGAACCGCTCGAACAGCAGGCCGTAGGGCATCGGGTTGAGGTCGGTGATGCCGAGGATGTAGGCGATCATCGACCCGGCGGCGGAGCCCCGCCCCGGGCCCAGCGCGATCCCGGAGCGGCGCGCGTACTGGCAGATGTCGGCGACGACGAGGAAGTAGGCGGGGAACCCCATCTTCTCGATGACGTTCAGCTCGTACTCGATGCGTTCACGCGTCTCCCGGTCGGGCCCGTCGGGGAACCGGCTGGGGATGCAGCGCTCCACCTCCTTGCGCAGCCAGCTCGCCTGGGTCTCGCCCTCCGGCACCGGGAACTTGGGCATCAGGTCGCGGGGCTGGAACACCTCGTCGTAGGCGCCGTCCTCGACCTGCTCGGCGATCCACAGGGTGTTGCGGCAGCCCTCGGCCCACTCATCGAAGTGGTTGAGGTCGCGCATCTCGTCGGCGCTCTTGAGGTAGTAGCCGGTGCCGTTGAACCGGAAGCGGGTGGGGTCGTCGAGGTTCTTGCCGACGCCCACGGCCAGCAGCGCGTCGTGCGCGGCGGCCTGGTCCTCGGTGACGTAGTGGGAGTCGTTGGTGACCAGGGGGCGCAGGCCCAGTTTCCTGCCGACGGACAGCAGGCCGGAGCGGACCTCGCGTTCGATGTCGATGCCGTGGTCCATCAGCTCCAGGAACACCGAGTCGCGGCCGAAGATGTCCTGGAGCTTGCCCGCGTACTCGATGGCCTCGCGTTCCTGGCCGAGCCGCAGCCGGGTCTGCACGCCGCCGGAGGGGCATCCGGTGGTGACCATGATGCCCTCGCTGTACTGGGCCATCAGGTCCAGGTCCATGCGCGGTTTGGTGTAGTAGCCCTCGATGGAGGCCAGGGACGACAGCCGGAAGAGGTTGCGCAGCCCCTTGGCGTTCTTCGCCCACATGGTCATGTGCAGGTAGCGGCCGCCGCCGGAGACGTCCTTGCCGCCCTCGGCCGCGTCGTCGCCGGTCTTGCCCTGCCCCCAGAACACCCGCTGCTTGTGGAAGCGGGACTCGGGCGCCACGTACGCCTCGATCCCGATGATCGGCTTGACCCCGGTGCCCTTGGAGGTCTGCCAGAACTCGTAGGAGCCGAACATGTTGCCGTGGTCGGTCATCGCCACGGCGGGCATGCCCAGCCGGGCCGCCTCGGCGAACAGCGGCTTGAGCTTGGCAGCCCCGTCCAGCATCGAGTACTCGGTGTGGACGTGCAGGTGGACGAAGGGATCGTTCGTCACGGTGCGACTACTCCCAACGCGACTTGGAGAAGAGACGGGTGTGGCTCATGAGCCTACGACTCTCCCATGCCCCGTGGGACGCCATCCACAGGTGCGGAACGCGACGGACACGGCTTTTCCCCAGGACGCCGTCCACCGGGGCCCGTGGTGCCGGAACGTCCGACCCTGCGGCCGGAACCGGCAGAACCCCAACAAACCACCGGGGATTCTGCGAATCTGGTACGCGTCCACCCCACCACCCCCGGAAGGATGCCGATGGTCCTCAAGCGCCTCATGCGCGTCTTCGGCGTCGGCGGCCCCACCGTCGAGACCGTGTTCGACTCCACCGAGGTGGCCCCCGGCGGGACCCTCACCGGACGGGTCGAGGTCACCGGCGGGGACCACGACACCGAGATCGAGAAGATCACCCTCACCCTGGAGGCGGAGGTCGAGCACGAGTACGAGTACACGACCGAGGACTCCGAGGGCGAGGAGGTGGAGCACGAGGGCGAGTACACCGCCACCCGCTCCTGGGGCCGCCTCCTGGTCTGCGAGGCCTTCTCCCTGCCCGCCGGGGAGCACCGGGTCTTCGGGTTCGAGCTGCCCGTCCCGTTCGAGGCGCCCCTCACCGTCTCCGGCGGGACCCCGCTGAACGGGCCGAAGGTCGGCGTGCGCACCCGGCTGCACGTCGACCGGGCGTTCGACAAGAGGGACCTGGACCCGCTCGCCGTGCACGCGCTGCCGGTGCAGGAACGGATCCTCACCGCCCTCGACGAGTTGGGGTTCCAGCTCGTCGAATCCGACCTGGAGCCCGGAGAACTCATCGGCACCGACCAGACGCTCCCCTTCCACCAGGAGATCGAGTTCGGGGCCAGCCCCCGCTACGAGGCCGTCGGAGACCTGGAGGTCTCCTTCGTCACGGACGAGGAGGGCGCCCACGTCGTCTTCCAACTCGACGGCCTGGACGACCGCGGCCACACCTTCCGGGTCTCCCACGCCGAG
This window encodes:
- a CDS encoding sporulation protein, with amino-acid sequence MVLKRLMRVFGVGGPTVETVFDSTEVAPGGTLTGRVEVTGGDHDTEIEKITLTLEAEVEHEYEYTTEDSEGEEVEHEGEYTATRSWGRLLVCEAFSLPAGEHRVFGFELPVPFEAPLTVSGGTPLNGPKVGVRTRLHVDRAFDKRDLDPLAVHALPVQERILTALDELGFQLVESDLEPGELIGTDQTLPFHQEIEFGASPRYEAVGDLEVSFVTDEEGAHVVFQLDGLDDRGHTFRVSHAEAETTDWAERLASELEAAMNR
- the dnaE gene encoding DNA polymerase III subunit alpha; its protein translation is MTNDPFVHLHVHTEYSMLDGAAKLKPLFAEAARLGMPAVAMTDHGNMFGSYEFWQTSKGTGVKPIIGIEAYVAPESRFHKQRVFWGQGKTGDDAAEGGKDVSGGGRYLHMTMWAKNAKGLRNLFRLSSLASIEGYYTKPRMDLDLMAQYSEGIMVTTGCPSGGVQTRLRLGQEREAIEYAGKLQDIFGRDSVFLELMDHGIDIEREVRSGLLSVGRKLGLRPLVTNDSHYVTEDQAAAHDALLAVGVGKNLDDPTRFRFNGTGYYLKSADEMRDLNHFDEWAEGCRNTLWIAEQVEDGAYDEVFQPRDLMPKFPVPEGETQASWLRKEVERCIPSRFPDGPDRETRERIEYELNVIEKMGFPAYFLVVADICQYARRSGIALGPGRGSAAGSMIAYILGITDLNPMPYGLLFERFLNPERVSMPDIDLDFDERKRGDMIRYVTERYGEERVAQILTFGTIKAKAAIKDATRILGYPYALGDKITKAFPPAVMGKEIPLSAVFDESHPRYHEAVELRQLIESDPDVRKVYETASGLEGLTRGTGVHAAGVILSSEPLLDVIPLHKRDTDGAIITGFPYPQCEEMGLLKMDFLGLRNLTIIDDAVQSVKANEGKELDLANLPLDDKKTYELLSRGDTLGVFQFDGGPMRALLKRMQPKYFSDISAVSALYRPGPMAANAHNDYADRSNGRQEVTPIHPELKEALDPILSETYHLLVYQEQIMAIAQQLAGYTLGGADLMRRAMGKKKKEVLEKEYETFRSGMLERGFSAEAIQTLWDVMLPFSGYAFNKSHSAAYGVVSYWTAYLKANHPASYMAALLTSVGDDKDKMAVYLAECRKMGIRVLPPDVNESGLRFTPVGSDVRFGMGAVRNVGANVVESIIKTREEKGKFTSFVDFLSKIELAVCNKRVIESLIKAGAFDSLGHSRLDLYRHHEAAVDAVITSKKQEANGQFDLFGGDDEEEGAAPIGLTINWTGEEWDRKTKLAFEREMLGLYVSSHPLAGAERILARSRDASLLEVVNGERRNNDEVRIAGLISKVEKRINKAGNQWAIATIEDLDASIEALFFPKTYPLYVDALVEDTAVTVKGRLNDREGTYSIFVSEMSILDISHVSEGEPPVLLTIPEKRITRELINDLKQALRSHRGDTPVRIRVDNPLRSRIFAVDDYPVRVSPEFSGEIKGILGPEAITY